TTCCTTTTAATAAACAATTGTATAAGCCAACAGCCTGCACCATATTACGAGGCACACATATATACATTCCACGAAGTGCATTAATGATCATTCCCATTGGCGAACCGCTGTGCCAGATACCTTCCAGGCGATGCCCCCGTGTTCTTATTATCAATGGCAGACTTTGTTGCCCGATCGTTCTGAAATGTGTTGAGCAAACATCATCACTCAATGTTTGAATGGCGTATAAAACGTAATCCAAATATTGTATTTCAGCAATAGGTCTTAATCCGCGGAAAGAAGTCCCTATAGCTTTTCCCATTATGGTTAATTCACGAATACCGGTGTCGGATATACGCAGTTCGCCATGTTTTTTTTGCAGGCCGGCAAAACCCTGGTTCACATCTCCTATCATTCCCAGGTCTTCTCCAAAAGCAATTACTTTTTTATTAGTTGCAAACAGTTCATCAAAATAATGATTCAACACTTCGTACCCATTTACAATTATTTCTTCTTCGCCATAAGTAGCTTCAACACCTGCAACACTCACCGTTGCCTTTCCTCCTTCATTGTACAATTGCGTATTGAATATATTGGCAAAATCAACCCTCAGCTTTTGATAGTATGCATTTACTTCTGCATAACTTCTATTGTTAGCGGCAATATCCAGAGCGCTTGCCAATGCCTTCATTACGTCTTTACGCAATGGCTCTCTTATAGCAGTTAACTGACTTATGATTTCTTCCACTCCGGGAGTGTCTGTAACCAATTTACTCAAATGAGCAGCAGTTGTCGCCACTAATTCTTTTAGAGGCGCAATATATTTTTCCCAGGCATGTTGCTTTCCTTCCTTCACAAGCATTTTTACTTCTATTTCAATTTCGCTAAGCTCATGCTCGTCTGCCAGTTCATTGGAAAGTATCCATTCCCGCATCTTTTTATTACAATCCCATTCTCTTTCCCAGGCAAGACGCTCAGGTGTTTTATAGCGTTCATGGCTACCCGAAGTAGAGTGCCCTTGCGGTTGCGTTAATTCTTCAATATGAAAAACAGCCGGTGTATGTGTATCCCTTATTTTCTGAATGGCAGTGTCCAATACTTCGCACATTCCTGCATAATCCCAACCTTTCAACTTATAAATATCGATTCCATTCGTACCGGGTTCTTTTTGCAACCCCTGTAAAGCGTCAGATATAGAACCTTTGGTAGTTTGATATTTTACCGGAACAGAAATACCATATCCATCGTCCCAAACAAAAACAGCCAATGGTATCTGCATTACACCTGCAGCATTTACGGCTTCCCAAAAATGCCCTTCACTGGTGGAAGCATCGCCAATGGTACAAAAACAAATTTCATTTCCATTATTGCTTAAATGTGTCAGGTCTTTCAACTCAGGAATGTTCCTGAATAATTTAGAAGCGTAAGCCAATCCTGCTGCTCTCGGCATTTGCGATGCAGTAGGCGCCATATCACTGGTAATATTCTTTCTATTTACCAGGTCAAGCCATTCGCCATTTTCATTATGTATACGGGAAGCAAAATGGGCATTCATTTGCCTGCCTCCGCTGAACGGCTCGTGTTCTATATCAGGATCTGAAAATAATTGAGAAAAATATTGTTCAGGAGTAACAAGATTGCTGGCAAACATAAAAGTTTGATCTCGGTAATAACCTGCACGATAATCGCCGGGCTTAAAGAACTTGGCCATTGCTACCTGTGGCACTTCTTTCCCATCACCAAAAATCCCAAACTTGGCTTTACCGGTTAACACTTCTTTACGTCCCAGCAAGCTTACCTCACGGCTTATGCATGCATAACGATAATCTGTCAACACTTCCTTTTTGAAGCTTTCAAATGAAAGCTCCTGCAAAGAGACATTTCCGGTATGAACTGTATCCATATAACAAATGTAAAATAACTATTCCTGATTGTGCGAACAAGATACAAGGTTTTATGCTTTTTTGTGTCTTTCGTTTTTGATAATATATGTTGCGAAAGCTCCGCCATTAATAATAAAATTAATGTGGCAGATACTTCCAGAGATGTGCTAACCTTAACTAAGGCCAAATTCGATTTTAGGAAAATTCAATAAGGCAAACCTGGAATAAAATTTAGGGCTATTTATAATGGCTTTCTCGCTGCTTTTTTCACTAAAAACATTTAAAATTGTATATAATGATAACAGGAAAATTCTTGCGAGACAATGTGAAGAAGACAATTAGCGTCTACTAACCATTTTCAATAAAACAGGCTGGCTGTTTAAACCATTTTAATGACACGCTGTCTTATTCGCCATTATTTGTTAATAAATTGATAAGCAAGTACAATTTACGATGATTTACGTCGTTTTTGTATCTTTGGAATTATATTTGAAAATTGCCGGAATTATTATGAAAAAACTGTTTTTCCTTTTTAGTATAGCTTTAATTTCGTTTTCGTCCTATGCCCAAACGGCAACTTCGGGGCAAACGATCTTAACGGGAGTTAAAACCGGCGATATATTAGATCTTAAAGAAACAGAATTTGATTTTGGAAAAATACCTCAAGGCAAGCCTGTAACACATATTTTTCATGTTGCAAATACAGGAAAGGATTCTTTAAAAATTGCCAACGTTCAGGCAAGCTGCGGATGCACTACACCTGAATGGGATAGAGACAAGGTAGTTGCCCCGGGAGAAGGTACCGATATCAC
The Ferruginibacter albus DNA segment above includes these coding regions:
- a CDS encoding alpha-ketoacid dehydrogenase subunit alpha/beta, which produces MDTVHTGNVSLQELSFESFKKEVLTDYRYACISREVSLLGRKEVLTGKAKFGIFGDGKEVPQVAMAKFFKPGDYRAGYYRDQTFMFASNLVTPEQYFSQLFSDPDIEHEPFSGGRQMNAHFASRIHNENGEWLDLVNRKNITSDMAPTASQMPRAAGLAYASKLFRNIPELKDLTHLSNNGNEICFCTIGDASTSEGHFWEAVNAAGVMQIPLAVFVWDDGYGISVPVKYQTTKGSISDALQGLQKEPGTNGIDIYKLKGWDYAGMCEVLDTAIQKIRDTHTPAVFHIEELTQPQGHSTSGSHERYKTPERLAWEREWDCNKKMREWILSNELADEHELSEIEIEVKMLVKEGKQHAWEKYIAPLKELVATTAAHLSKLVTDTPGVEEIISQLTAIREPLRKDVMKALASALDIAANNRSYAEVNAYYQKLRVDFANIFNTQLYNEGGKATVSVAGVEATYGEEEIIVNGYEVLNHYFDELFATNKKVIAFGEDLGMIGDVNQGFAGLQKKHGELRISDTGIRELTIMGKAIGTSFRGLRPIAEIQYLDYVLYAIQTLSDDVCSTHFRTIGQQSLPLIIRTRGHRLEGIWHSGSPMGMIINALRGMYICVPRNMVQAVGLYNCLLKGNDPGMIVESLNGYRLKEKLPSNLLEYTVPLGIPETIREGNDVTIVSYGSVLRIIAEAAEALEKLNISCEIIDVQTLLPFDVHHSILDSLKKTNRILFVDEDVPGGAAAYMFNKVMEEQNGYKWLDVAPRTITSKAHRPSYGSDGDYFSKPNVEDIIRVIKEMMGE
- a CDS encoding DUF1573 domain-containing protein codes for the protein MKKLFFLFSIALISFSSYAQTATSGQTILTGVKTGDILDLKETEFDFGKIPQGKPVTHIFHVANTGKDSLKIANVQASCGCTTPEWDRDKVVAPGEGTDITVGYNAANDGPFTKFITITYNDNKTKQITIKGEVWKTPTSSAPANNDLDNLKD